A genomic region of Ursus arctos isolate Adak ecotype North America unplaced genomic scaffold, UrsArc2.0 scaffold_8, whole genome shotgun sequence contains the following coding sequences:
- the B3GNT2 gene encoding N-acetyllactosaminide beta-1,3-N-acetylglucosaminyltransferase 2, which yields MSVGRRRIKLLGILMMVNVFIYLIVEVSKSSSQEKNGKGEVIIPKEKFWKISDPPVAYWNREQEKLNRRYNPILNMLANQTGDVYGFSNISHLNFCEPDLRVMSVVSGFSNLPDRFKDFLLYLRCRNYSLLIDQPDKCAKKPFLLLAIKSLIPHFARRQAIRESWGRETNVGNQTVVRVFLLGQTPPEDNHPDLSDMLKFESEKHQDILMWNYRDTFFNLSLKEVLFLRWVSTSCPNAEFVFKGDDDVFVNTHHILNYLNSLPKNKAKDLFIGDVIHNAGPHRDKKLKYYIPEVVYTGVYPPYAGGGGFLYSGPLALRLYNITDQVLLYPIDDVYTGMCLQKLGLVPEKHKGFKTFDIEEKNKNNICSYVDLMLVHSRKPQEMIAIWSRLQNAHLNC from the coding sequence ATGAGTGTTGGACGTCGAAGAATAAAATTGTTGGGTATCCTGATGATGGttaatgtcttcatttatttgatCGTGGAAGTCTCCAAAAGTAGcagccaagaaaaaaatggaaagggggAAGTAATAATACCCAAAGAAAAGTTCTGGAAGATCTCTGACCCCCCTGTGGCGTACTGGAACAGAGAACAAGAAAAGCTGAACAGGCGGTACAATCCCATCTTGAACATGTTGGCCAACCAGACGGGGGACGTATACGGGTTTTCCAACATAAGCCATCTAAATTTTTGTGAACCTGACCTGAGGGTCATGTCAGTAGTTTCAGGTTTCAGCAATTTGCCAGACAGATTTAAAGACTTTCTGCTGTATTTGAGATGTCGAAATTATTCACTACTTATAGATCAGCCAGATAAATGTGCAAAGAAACCCTTCTTATTACTGGCGATAAAGTCCCTCATCCCACATTTTGCTAGAAGGCAAGCAATTCGGGAATCTTGGGGCAGAGAAACCAATGTGGGGAACCAAACGGTAGTGAGAGTCTTCTTACTGGGGCAGACCCCGCCTGAGGACAACCACCCGGACCTGTCAGATATGCTGAAATTTGAGAGTGAGAAGCACCAGGACATTCTTATGTGGAACTACAGAGACACTTTCTTCAACTTGTCCCTAAAAGAAGTGCTCTTTCTCAGGTGGGTGAGCACTTCTTGCCCAAATGCCGAGTTCGTTTTCAAGGGCGATGACGACGTTTTTGTGAACACCCATCACATCCTGAATTACTTGAATAGCTTACCCAAGAACAAAGCCAAAGATTTGTTTATAGGCGATGTGATCCACAATGCTGGACCTCATCGGGATAAGAAACTGAAGTACTACATCCCAGAAGTTGTTTACACTGGCGTCTATCCGCCCTATGCGGGGGGAGGTGGGTTCCTCTACTCTGGCCCCCTGGCCCTGAGGCTGTACAATATAACTGACCAGGTCCTTCTCTACCCCATTGATGATGTTTATACTGGAATGTGCCTTCAGAAGCTCGGCCTCGTTCCAGAGAAACATAAAGGCTTCAAGACATTTgatatagaagagaaaaacaagaataacaTTTGTTCCTATGTAGATTTGATGTTAGTACATAGCAGAAAACCTCAAGAGATGATCGCTATTTGGTCCCGGTTGCAAAATGCGCATTTAAATTGCTGA